The following are encoded together in the Desertifilum tharense IPPAS B-1220 genome:
- the csb2 gene encoding type I-U CRISPR-associated protein Csb2, translated as MSVGLSIQFLAGRYHATPWDRQVNEGVVEWPPSPWRILRALVSAYYRLPDRPGVEVMRRLVAHLASELPCYDLPEAIATHTRHYMPIWKEGKATTTKVFDTFLVLAGGTLSPQAKIQVLWPTVELDTEERELFAQLCQQVSYLGRAESWVELQLTSVERNQCSTVPMESEQAHPGEVARVLVPLSPEEFKGFQTAIAMLPKPKRKRSQWQVPANLLEALSLDIGQLHAQGWNGIPGARWAMYAIPKAQPQRRERVSLSRSIKANFARYAIVCNVPVKLTEALSLGERFRQALMSRSQVDNIPDPIFSGRDANEKPLRNHQHAWYLPEDTDGDGKIDAVVVYARENFSQKAIAALQSLHQVWGRDRFKVQTLLTSFGDVEDYRASVGDVRGRSLVVGCGTVWQNITPMLLPRHAHYSASGEPKINPETGLPKDGPEDQVRWLLKQLGFPQEAIEKVEELSDEQGRKLSQFDAFQFQRRRTQGQGSKSSDRGYWFRLTFKEPQKGPIALGYAAHFGLGTFIPIR; from the coding sequence ATGAGTGTAGGTTTAAGCATTCAATTTCTCGCAGGGCGATATCATGCTACGCCTTGGGATCGTCAGGTGAATGAGGGGGTGGTAGAATGGCCGCCTTCTCCTTGGCGGATACTCCGGGCGCTGGTGTCGGCGTATTATCGTTTACCGGATCGTCCGGGAGTGGAGGTGATGCGTCGGTTAGTGGCGCATTTGGCTTCTGAGTTACCCTGTTACGACTTACCGGAGGCGATCGCAACTCATACTCGTCACTATATGCCGATTTGGAAGGAGGGAAAAGCCACCACAACCAAGGTTTTTGATACGTTTTTGGTCTTAGCTGGGGGAACGTTATCGCCCCAGGCGAAGATACAGGTTCTTTGGCCGACGGTAGAATTAGATACTGAAGAACGAGAGTTATTCGCCCAGTTGTGTCAGCAGGTCAGCTATTTGGGACGGGCGGAATCTTGGGTAGAATTGCAGTTAACCTCGGTTGAACGGAACCAATGCAGCACGGTTCCGATGGAGTCCGAACAAGCCCATCCAGGGGAAGTTGCACGGGTATTGGTACCGCTTTCTCCAGAGGAGTTTAAGGGGTTCCAAACGGCGATCGCAATGTTGCCCAAACCGAAGCGCAAGCGCAGCCAGTGGCAGGTTCCCGCCAATCTCTTAGAAGCACTTTCATTGGATATCGGACAGTTACACGCCCAAGGCTGGAACGGAATTCCGGGGGCGCGTTGGGCGATGTATGCAATTCCCAAGGCGCAACCGCAACGGCGAGAACGGGTTTCTCTAAGCCGTTCCATAAAAGCTAATTTTGCCCGGTATGCGATTGTTTGTAATGTCCCGGTGAAGTTAACGGAGGCTTTATCCCTGGGGGAACGGTTCCGTCAAGCGTTGATGAGTCGCAGCCAGGTAGACAATATCCCCGATCCGATATTTTCTGGGCGGGATGCTAACGAGAAACCGCTGAGAAATCACCAACACGCCTGGTATTTACCGGAAGATACTGATGGCGATGGTAAAATTGATGCGGTGGTGGTTTATGCTCGCGAGAATTTCTCTCAAAAGGCGATCGCGGCGTTACAATCTTTGCATCAAGTCTGGGGACGCGACAGGTTTAAGGTGCAAACCCTATTAACGTCGTTTGGCGATGTGGAAGATTACCGGGCGAGTGTAGGGGATGTGCGGGGGCGCTCTTTAGTGGTGGGTTGTGGTACAGTTTGGCAAAATATCACGCCGATGCTTCTCCCTCGCCATGCTCATTATTCGGCTTCTGGAGAACCCAAAATTAATCCAGAAACGGGACTCCCCAAGGATGGCCCGGAAGATCAGGTTCGCTGGCTGCTAAAGCAGTTGGGTTTTCCCCAAGAGGCGATAGAGAAGGTGGAGGAACTTTCGGACGAACAGGGGCGAAAGTTAAGTCAGTTTGATGCGTTCCAATTTCAACGGCGTCGCACTCAAGGACAAGGTTCTAAAAGTTCGGATCGGGGATACTGGTTTCGGTTAACTTTTAAAGAACCCCAAAAAGGACCGATTGCTTTGGGCTATGCGGCTCATTTTGGTTTAGGGACGTTTATCCCAATCCGATAA
- a CDS encoding DUF2301 domain-containing membrane protein has translation MQGLSTTQPEIYQGQFGEFTITDSDRTGVIIYRTGLAIAAFSVAIGVILLLWQGATPPVLTALTVLYALFSVALGVSLWTIHIYLGVLHRLLQLFWAIGTLAAVGLALQYPQPLALTAYNQPIALFSIGFTFAALTGIYFKEAFCFNRLETKLLTPLVPILLLGHLIGFLTVEAEQFLLAMWAIFYSIFALRKLIQPIPPDIGDKSVFDYLKKKGVGN, from the coding sequence ATGCAAGGATTATCAACAACTCAACCGGAAATCTATCAAGGTCAGTTTGGAGAATTTACAATTACCGACAGCGATCGCACTGGGGTCATCATTTACCGTACAGGATTAGCGATCGCGGCCTTCAGTGTTGCGATCGGCGTTATTCTACTATTGTGGCAAGGTGCAACTCCACCCGTTCTCACCGCCCTCACCGTACTTTACGCCCTATTTTCTGTCGCATTAGGCGTCAGTCTTTGGACGATCCATATCTATTTGGGCGTTTTGCATCGCCTGTTGCAACTCTTTTGGGCGATCGGTACCCTAGCCGCCGTTGGACTCGCGCTACAATACCCCCAACCCCTAGCTCTAACGGCTTACAATCAACCCATTGCCTTATTTAGCATCGGTTTCACCTTCGCCGCCTTAACCGGAATTTACTTCAAAGAAGCCTTTTGTTTCAACCGCCTAGAAACAAAACTTCTCACCCCCCTCGTCCCCATCCTGCTTTTAGGTCATTTGATCGGCTTTTTAACCGTAGAAGCAGAACAATTTTTACTCGCAATGTGGGCAATTTTCTACTCAATCTTCGCCCTCCGCAAACTCATCCAACCCATCCCCCCCGACATCGGCGACAAATCCGTTTTTGACTACCTCAAGAAGAAGGGAGTTGGGAATTAG
- a CDS encoding NFACT family protein encodes MQPVDFTTLTAVYTDLQANWLPARLEQVYQRDRHTICLALRTFKQRGWLTISRHPQAAHLCIGDPPPKAPDTFTFSDQLRHQLNGLALVAITPVAPWERALDLQFAKRPGDAILWHLYVEIMGKYSNIILANADNQVVTVAQQVSEQKSSVRPLLTGQPYELPPALTQTPPSLSEPQPRWQERVSLIPGSLKRQLLKTYRGLSTQLVESAIREAIRSGIAAANLHPEQTTDTLTQADWDALYQRWQEWLTTLEKGTFQPGWTQNGYTVMGWGMVQPVESVQSLVYRYYRDRLNQQEFAQLRHKLRQKVDNLLGKLGQKAQTFRDRLNQSDRADTYRQQADLLMAHLHQWEAGMQSITLTDFETGEPVTIPLNPEKNAVSNAQSLYKRHQKLKRARNAVEPLLAEVNQELHYLEQVAESLSQLEDYYSTEDLQTLEEISEELSQQGYLETPEQRQQSNTDESHPHRYQSPSGFEVLVGRNNRQNDLLTFRLAGDYDLWFHTQEIPGSHVLLRLQPGSVADEPDLQFAANLAAQYSQGRQSEQVPVVYTEPKHVYKPKGAKPGMVIYKQERILWGKPENGRLVNKL; translated from the coding sequence GTGCAACCCGTAGACTTTACCACCCTCACCGCCGTTTACACAGACTTGCAGGCGAACTGGCTGCCCGCCCGTCTCGAACAAGTTTATCAGCGCGATCGCCATACCATCTGCCTTGCCCTGCGAACCTTTAAACAGCGCGGCTGGCTGACCATTTCGCGCCATCCCCAAGCCGCCCATCTGTGCATCGGCGATCCGCCCCCCAAAGCGCCCGACACCTTCACCTTTAGCGATCAACTGCGCCACCAACTCAACGGGTTAGCCCTGGTTGCCATTACCCCCGTTGCTCCGTGGGAACGCGCCCTAGACCTGCAATTTGCCAAACGCCCCGGAGACGCCATCCTCTGGCATTTGTACGTTGAAATTATGGGCAAATATAGTAATATCATCTTGGCAAATGCCGATAACCAGGTGGTGACAGTTGCCCAACAGGTGAGCGAACAAAAATCGAGCGTTCGTCCCCTACTCACCGGACAACCCTACGAACTGCCCCCCGCCTTAACCCAAACCCCCCCTAGCCTCAGCGAACCACAACCGCGCTGGCAAGAACGGGTTAGCCTCATTCCGGGTAGCCTGAAACGCCAACTCCTCAAGACCTATCGCGGTTTGAGTACCCAGTTAGTGGAAAGCGCGATTCGCGAAGCGATCCGTTCCGGAATCGCAGCAGCCAACCTACACCCAGAACAAACCACCGATACCCTAACTCAAGCCGACTGGGACGCCCTGTATCAACGCTGGCAAGAATGGCTAACCACCCTAGAAAAAGGCACATTTCAACCCGGATGGACTCAAAACGGATATACCGTCATGGGTTGGGGCATGGTGCAACCTGTCGAGTCCGTGCAAAGCTTAGTCTATCGCTACTATCGCGATCGCCTCAATCAACAAGAATTTGCTCAACTGCGCCACAAACTCCGGCAAAAGGTGGATAATCTATTAGGGAAATTGGGACAAAAAGCCCAGACTTTTCGCGATCGCCTCAACCAGTCCGACCGAGCCGACACCTACCGCCAACAAGCCGACTTACTCATGGCCCATCTTCACCAATGGGAAGCCGGAATGCAGTCTATTACCCTCACCGACTTCGAGACAGGCGAACCCGTCACCATTCCCCTCAACCCAGAGAAAAACGCCGTCAGCAACGCCCAAAGCCTCTACAAGCGCCACCAAAAGCTTAAACGCGCCCGCAACGCCGTAGAACCCCTACTCGCAGAAGTTAACCAAGAATTGCACTATCTCGAACAAGTTGCAGAATCTCTCAGCCAGTTAGAAGACTATTACAGCACAGAAGACCTGCAAACCCTAGAAGAAATTAGCGAAGAATTAAGTCAACAAGGCTATCTAGAAACCCCAGAACAACGCCAACAGTCCAACACCGATGAATCTCACCCCCATCGCTACCAGTCGCCCAGCGGGTTTGAAGTCCTCGTTGGGCGAAATAACCGCCAAAACGATTTACTGACATTCCGACTTGCGGGGGATTACGATTTATGGTTTCATACTCAAGAGATTCCTGGCAGCCATGTCTTGCTACGCCTGCAACCCGGTTCAGTTGCCGATGAGCCAGACTTACAGTTTGCCGCAAATCTAGCGGCTCAGTACAGCCAAGGCAGACAAAGCGAACAAGTCCCTGTGGTTTATACGGAACCCAAGCACGTCTATAAGCCCAAAGGCGCAAAACCCGGTATGGTTATCTATAAGCAAGAGCGCATTCTGTGGGGAAAACCGGAAAACGGTCGCTTAGTCAATAAACTTTAG